A portion of the Paracoccaceae bacterium Fryx2 genome contains these proteins:
- a CDS encoding N-6 DNA methylase — protein sequence MARNACPRSREISAHSPRNPQDEGVMAIILPHGVLFRGGAEERIRTKLLKDGHIDTVIGLPANLFYSTGIPVCILVLKKCKKPDDVLFINAAEHFAKGKRQNQLTDEHIAKIIDTYQFRTEQDRYSKRVSMERIAEEGYNLNISRYISTAVGEEEIALEDTQSELVAIEKQVREATGRHNSFLKELGLSLLPGGD from the coding sequence ATGGCGCGAAACGCGTGCCCACGATCGCGCGAAATCAGCGCCCATTCTCCGCGAAATCCGCAGGATGAGGGCGTCATGGCCATCATTCTGCCCCACGGCGTACTGTTCAGAGGCGGGGCCGAAGAGCGCATCCGTACCAAGCTGCTGAAGGACGGTCACATAGACACAGTCATCGGCCTGCCCGCGAACCTATTCTACTCTACCGGCATCCCGGTGTGCATCCTCGTGCTCAAGAAGTGCAAGAAGCCCGATGACGTTCTCTTTATCAACGCTGCAGAGCACTTTGCGAAGGGAAAACGCCAGAACCAGCTCACGGACGAACACATCGCCAAGATCATCGACACCTACCAGTTCCGCACTGAACAAGACCGTTACTCCAAGCGGGTAAGCATGGAGCGGATCGCTGAGGAGGGCTACAACCTCAATATTTCCCGCTACATCAGCACCGCTGTGGGCGAGGAAGAGATTGCGTTGGAAGATACACAAAGTGAGCTGGTCGCGATTGAAAAACAGGTTCGTGAGGCAACGGGGAGGCACAATAGCTTTTTGAAGGAACTTGGCCTTTCGCTTCTGCCAGGGGGTGATTGA
- the istB gene encoding IS21-like element helper ATPase IstB, which produces MLTHPTHDRLLALGLTGIASALEEQRRSTAFDALSFEERLGLLVDREAAERDTKKLASRLKFAALRQDASVEDLDLRSPRGLDRSVMAHLADGGWIARHENLLITGPTGLGKSWIACALGHKACRDGRPVLYQRAPRMFEALALARGDGRHERILKTIARMDVLIIDDWGLAVLTAPERRDLLEILEDRHGRASTIVTSQLPVDQWHEAIGDPTLADAILDRLVHNAHRLTLSGESLRRRSAVTKKLDQIVQA; this is translated from the coding sequence ATGCTGACCCATCCCACCCACGACCGACTGTTGGCGCTCGGCCTGACCGGCATTGCATCGGCGCTCGAAGAACAACGCAGGTCAACCGCCTTCGACGCCCTCTCGTTCGAAGAGCGTCTCGGCCTGCTGGTCGACCGCGAGGCTGCAGAGCGCGACACCAAGAAACTGGCCTCCCGGCTCAAGTTTGCGGCTCTGCGCCAAGATGCCAGCGTCGAGGATCTGGACCTGCGCAGCCCACGTGGTCTTGACCGCAGTGTCATGGCGCATCTTGCCGATGGCGGCTGGATCGCCCGGCACGAGAACCTGCTGATAACCGGGCCGACCGGTTTGGGCAAAAGCTGGATCGCCTGCGCCCTTGGCCACAAGGCGTGCCGGGATGGGCGGCCCGTCCTCTATCAACGTGCGCCGCGCATGTTCGAGGCCCTTGCTCTGGCCCGTGGCGATGGCCGCCATGAACGCATCCTCAAAACCATCGCCCGCATGGATGTGCTGATCATTGACGATTGGGGCCTCGCCGTCCTCACCGCCCCGGAGCGCCGTGACCTGCTGGAAATCCTCGAAGACCGCCACGGCCGCGCTTCCACCATCGTCACAAGCCAACTCCCCGTTGACCAGTGGCACGAAGCCATCGGCGACCCAACGCTCGCAGATGCCATCCTCGACCGCCTCGTTCACAACGCACACCGCCTCACCCTCTCAGGTGAAAGCCTGCGCAGGCGCTCCGCCGTCACAAAAAAGCTTGACCAAATCGTTCAAGCCTGA
- the istA gene encoding IS21 family transposase, translating into MAYKPINDQQLRLYMSDLRYHSQRTSAARAGFSERTARRFDANPTLPSNRKIVHGRTVADPLEGFWEGDILPLLERDSALQAVTLLRHLQGLHPLAFPDDRIRRTLERRVRQWRALNGPERDIIFRQTPEPGRMAQSDFTHAEELEVTIAGQLFPHLLYHFVMVYSRWEHVGVVLGGESFTALAENLQQALWSLGGAPQEHRTDSLSAAFRNLTADQRQDITTRYNAFVGHYGMEASRNNRGEAHENGAVESQNRHLKKAIEQALILRGSRDFASIEDYRRFIDILVARRNRQRAAATQVERAHLKPLPRRRTTDFTETVVPVTRTSGFLVKSIFYSAPSQLIGQRLRVHLYDDRLEAFLGSTLVVSHTRARGRGDGHRVHVINYHHVIHALRRKPQALWSSIYRDSLFPRTEYAAAWQVLQRDLPRRDACRRMVDLLFIAHDRACEAELAHLLTDDLDAGRVPDPDLLMLRLSPKQTALPTDVTVAHPSLDSFDALLGACA; encoded by the coding sequence TTGGCCTACAAACCCATCAACGACCAGCAATTGAGATTATACATGTCCGACCTCCGATATCACAGTCAGCGCACGTCGGCCGCCCGCGCCGGGTTCAGCGAGCGCACGGCCCGACGGTTCGATGCCAACCCGACGCTGCCCTCGAACCGCAAGATCGTTCACGGGCGCACGGTGGCCGATCCCCTCGAAGGCTTTTGGGAGGGCGACATCCTTCCCTTGCTGGAGAGGGACAGCGCCTTGCAGGCCGTCACCCTGCTGCGCCACCTTCAGGGCCTGCATCCGCTGGCCTTCCCCGATGACCGGATCCGGCGCACCCTGGAACGGCGGGTGCGGCAGTGGCGGGCGTTGAACGGGCCCGAGCGCGACATCATCTTCCGCCAGACGCCGGAGCCGGGCCGCATGGCCCAGTCCGACTTCACTCATGCCGAGGAGCTGGAGGTGACGATCGCGGGCCAGCTATTCCCGCATCTGCTCTACCACTTCGTCATGGTCTACAGCCGGTGGGAGCATGTCGGGGTGGTCCTGGGCGGGGAGAGCTTCACGGCCTTGGCCGAGAACCTGCAGCAGGCGCTCTGGTCGCTCGGCGGGGCACCACAGGAGCATCGCACCGACAGCCTCTCGGCCGCTTTCCGCAACCTGACGGCTGACCAGCGCCAGGATATCACCACGCGCTACAATGCCTTCGTCGGCCATTACGGCATGGAGGCCAGTCGCAACAACCGCGGCGAGGCTCATGAGAACGGCGCGGTGGAATCCCAGAACCGGCACCTCAAGAAAGCCATCGAACAGGCGCTGATCCTGCGCGGCAGCCGCGACTTCGCCAGCATCGAGGACTACCGGCGCTTCATCGACATTCTGGTGGCACGGCGCAACCGGCAGCGGGCGGCGGCCACGCAGGTGGAACGGGCGCATCTGAAGCCCCTGCCGCGCAGGCGCACCACCGACTTTACAGAGACCGTGGTTCCGGTCACCCGCACCAGCGGCTTTCTGGTCAAGAGCATCTTCTACAGCGCCCCGTCGCAGCTGATCGGGCAGCGCTTGCGGGTCCACCTTTACGACGATCGCCTTGAGGCCTTTCTCGGCAGCACCCTGGTCGTCAGCCATACAAGGGCGCGTGGTCGCGGCGACGGCCATCGCGTGCATGTCATCAACTACCATCACGTCATCCACGCGCTGCGGCGCAAACCGCAAGCCCTGTGGAGTTCGATCTACCGCGACAGCCTGTTCCCGCGAACCGAATACGCTGCAGCCTGGCAGGTGCTGCAGCGTGATCTGCCCCGCCGCGACGCCTGCCGCCGCATGGTCGACCTGCTGTTCATCGCCCACGACCGGGCCTGCGAGGCGGAACTGGCGCATCTCCTGACGGACGATCTCGACGCCGGCCGGGTGCCGGACCCTGACCTGCTGATGCTCCGCCTGAGCCCGAAGCAAACGGCGCTGCCGACAGATGTCACCGTCGCCCATCCCTCGCTCGACAGCTTCGATGCCCTTCTGGGAGCCTGCGCATGA
- a CDS encoding ATP-binding protein, which yields MTSREIDIHTLPSMLTALRLPSFHKLWADIATRADAEGWPAARFLAVLAEYELAERDMRRIQRHMNEAQLPAGKTLATFDFKALPTLPRARVEALAAGDWLEGGGNLIAIGNSGTGKTHILCAIGHALIERGHRVFYTRTSVRVSLDGGHRFHGIMGSHFA from the coding sequence ATGACCTCCCGCGAGATCGACATCCACACGCTGCCCAGCATGCTGACCGCGCTGCGCCTGCCCAGCTTCCACAAGCTTTGGGCCGACATCGCCACCCGCGCCGATGCCGAAGGCTGGCCCGCTGCCCGCTTTCTGGCTGTCCTCGCGGAATACGAACTGGCCGAGCGCGACATGCGCCGCATTCAGCGCCACATGAACGAGGCACAGCTACCGGCTGGCAAGACGCTGGCGACCTTCGACTTCAAGGCGCTGCCAACCCTGCCGCGTGCCCGGGTGGAAGCTCTGGCGGCCGGCGACTGGCTGGAGGGTGGCGGCAATCTGATCGCCATCGGCAATTCCGGCACGGGCAAAACGCACATTCTCTGCGCGATAGGCCATGCCCTGATCGAGCGGGGACACCGCGTGTTCTATACCCGCACCAGCGTGCGTGTTTCGCTTGATGGTGGGCATCGATTTCACGGGATCATGGGCAGTCATTTCGCGTGA